From the Streptomyces syringium genome, one window contains:
- a CDS encoding bifunctional riboflavin kinase/FAD synthetase: MQRWRGLEDIPQDWGRSVVTIGSYDGVHRGHQLIIGRAVERARELGVPSVVVTFDPHPSEVVRPGSHPPLLAPHHRRAELMDGLGVDAVLILPFTAEFSKLSPADFVVKVLVDKLHARLVVEGPNFRFGHRAAGDVGLLKELGGTYDYDVEVIDLYVTGEAGGGLPFSSTLTRRLVAEGDVAGAMEILGRPHRVEGVVVRGAQRGRELGFPTANVETLPHTAIPADGVYAGWLTVGAEAMPAAISVGTNVQFDATERTVEAYAIDRVDLDLYGMHAAVDFLAYLRGMEKFESIEALLDCMADDVKRARELVAAHESAATVG; the protein is encoded by the coding sequence GTGCAGCGCTGGCGTGGCTTGGAGGACATCCCCCAGGACTGGGGGCGCAGCGTCGTCACCATCGGCTCGTACGACGGCGTGCACCGCGGGCATCAGCTGATCATCGGCCGTGCGGTGGAGCGGGCACGCGAACTGGGTGTGCCCTCGGTCGTGGTGACCTTCGACCCGCACCCCAGCGAGGTCGTGCGCCCCGGCAGCCACCCGCCCCTGCTGGCGCCGCACCACCGGCGCGCGGAGCTGATGGACGGGCTCGGGGTGGACGCGGTGCTGATCCTGCCGTTCACGGCGGAGTTCTCGAAGCTCTCGCCCGCCGACTTCGTGGTGAAGGTGCTCGTCGACAAGCTGCACGCGCGGCTCGTCGTCGAAGGCCCGAACTTCCGCTTCGGCCACCGCGCGGCCGGCGACGTCGGCCTCCTGAAGGAGCTCGGCGGCACCTACGACTACGACGTCGAGGTCATCGACCTGTATGTGACCGGCGAGGCGGGCGGCGGACTGCCGTTCTCCTCCACCCTGACCCGGCGCCTGGTCGCCGAGGGGGACGTGGCGGGTGCCATGGAGATCCTCGGCCGCCCGCACCGCGTCGAGGGCGTCGTGGTGCGCGGCGCGCAGCGCGGCCGCGAGCTGGGCTTCCCGACCGCCAATGTGGAGACGCTGCCGCACACCGCGATCCCGGCGGACGGGGTCTACGCGGGCTGGCTGACCGTCGGCGCCGAGGCCATGCCCGCGGCCATCTCGGTCGGTACGAACGTGCAGTTCGACGCCACCGAGCGGACGGTGGAGGCCTACGCCATCGACCGGGTCGACCTCGATCTGTACGGGATGCACGCGGCCGTGGACTTCCTCGCCTACCTGCGCGGGATGGAGAAGTTCGAGTCCATCGAGGCCCTGCTGGACTGCATGGCGGACGACGTGAAGCGGGCGCGCGAGCTGGTCGCGGCCCACGAGAGCGCCGCCACGGTCGGCTGA